The Microbacterium horticulturae region TCACGCGCGCACGAAGAGGTAGCCGCGCTCGTCGTCGAAGCCGCGGCAGACCAGGCCCTCGAGGCGGCACTCCTCGAACTCCTCGCGCACGCGCAGGCGCCAGGCCGCCGCATCCCTCGGCGACTCGCTCCGCAGCGACTCGACATCGCGCGGCACGCGCACGGCCGCGGCCACGTCGGCATCGGCCGGAGTCGGCACGGGCGGCGCGGCGAGCACCCAGGTCACCATGATCCGGTCGGACTCGTCGCCGCGGTTCACCCCGTCGTCCATGGGCCCGTAGTGGTTCACGAGGTACTCGGTGACCCGTGTGCCGAGCACGCGCAGGTTGAAGTGCGCGTTGCGGGCGACGAGCGGGTCGAAGGTCCACGTGATCTGACCGACGTCGCGCGCCAGCGCCCATTCACGCTGGTGCTGCTTGAGCGCGCGCCCCAGCTCGTG contains the following coding sequences:
- a CDS encoding GNAT family N-acetyltransferase translates to MVGVSVPVDVRIEPLQTVEQVFAASEVLSEVWGGDRSGMPPNLLRALAHSGNYAVGLYDGDLMIGASVAFFAAPAARSMHSHITGILPPYRGHELGRALKQHQREWALARDVGQITWTFDPLVARNAHFNLRVLGTRVTEYLVNHYGPMDDGVNRGDESDRIMVTWVLAAPPVPTPADADVAAAVRVPRDVESLRSESPRDAAAWRLRVREEFEECRLEGLVCRGFDDERGYLFVRA